A single Lolium perenne isolate Kyuss_39 chromosome 6, Kyuss_2.0, whole genome shotgun sequence DNA region contains:
- the LOC127321382 gene encoding 30-kDa cleavage and polyadenylation specificity factor 30-like, with translation MGLRPTGTAHMATVAGDVSGFPARDVFAGSVLFLFFFPLFRSLHRGDLHICLHRRRLASPQRRPLRPSAPDPTVRLSSFSRTAPSRSADTPPFPASRRTISCSYCRTAGPPSQQHPSRPSKRALPTDASSPFQRGLLMEFDDSDLVFDFEADLQDAGSDSSVVVGAASASGALDPAAAGQHHDQSTVRRTVCKYWLKGLCMRGESCGYLHQYDLDRMPVCHFFRAGGYCDKLDCIFKHDAEDAKECAMYNMGFCPNGPCCRLRHVKKPGPPPPAEEVVKKLQQMNPWNYGSSNATYQARHNNSNQPEKESQNLAANATPVLKQPAAHHAQTENPQHVPPPHTQQQQQHAQVQGVPNGSSDQATITASPLLQGKSRYSVVQSCNQENLEISVLQGVWAFQKGVMMSF, from the exons ATGGGCCTACGGCCCACAGGGACTGCTCACATGGCAACGGTAGCTGGAGACGTTTCCGGTTTCCCTGCGCGGGACGTTTTCGCCGGCAGCGTTCTCTTCTTGTTTTTTTTTCCTCTCTTCCGCAGCCTCCACCGGGGGGATTTGCACATttgcctccaccgccgccgcctcgcctccCCCCAGCGCCGGCCCCTCCGCCCGTCCGCCCCAGATCCCACCGTGCGACTCTCCTCTTTCTCCCGCACCGCACCGTCCCGCAGCGCCGACACCCCTCCTTTCCCTGCAAGCCGCCGGACCATCTCCTGCTCCTACTGCCGCACCGCCGGACCACCCAGCCAGCAACACCCGAGCCGCCCTTCCAAGCGCGCTCTCCCCACCGACGCATCATCTCCTTTCCAGCGAG GTTTGCTCATGGAATTCGACGACAGCGACCTCGTCTTCGATTTCGAGGCCGACCTCCAAGACGCCGGCTCCGACTCCTCCGTTGTCGTgggcgccgcctccgcctccggcgCACTCGACCCTGCCGCGGCCGGGCAGCACCATGACCAAAGCACCGTCCGGCGCACCGTGTGCAAGTACTGGCTGAAAGGCCTGTGCATGAGGGGCGAATCCTGCGGGTACCTGCACCAGTACGACCTGGACCGCATGCCGGTGTGCCACTTCTTCCGCGCCGGCGGCTACTGCGACAAGCTGGATTGCATCTTTAAGCACGACGCCGAGGACGCCAAGGAGTGCGCCAT GTATAACATGGGGTTTTGCCCTAATGGTCCCTGTTGCCGGCTCAGGCATGTTAAGAAACCTGGGCCGCCTCCTCCGGCTGAGGAAGTTGTCAAGAAGCTTCAGCAGATGAATCCGTGGAACTATGGCTCATCAAATGCAACTTATCAGGCCAGACACAATAACAGTAATCAGCCGGAGAAAGAGAGTCAAAATTTGGCTGCAAATGCTACTCCTGTACTGAAACAACCTGCTGCACATCATGCTCAGACAGAAAACCCACAGCATGTACCACCACCACACAcacagcagcagcaacaacatgcTCAGGTGCAAGGTGTTCCTAATGGTTCATCTGACCAAGCTACTATAACTGCAAGCCCACTTCTACAAGGGAAATCAAG GTACTCTGTTGTTCAAAGTTGCAACCAGGAGAATCTGGAAATATCAGTTCTGCAGGGTGTTTGGGCGTTCCAAAAAGGAGTAATGATGTCATTTTAA